The following proteins are co-located in the Solanum pennellii chromosome 1, SPENNV200 genome:
- the LOC107008519 gene encoding serine/threonine-protein kinase STY46: MAIKDNESCGSRVVDSATSSGRFHRKKLEVYNEVLRRLKEESDNNDTLQSAFDDELWAHFNRLPTRYALDVNIERAEDVLTHKRLLHLAHDPANRPAFEVRLVQVAPIPDENSVDSVYSSSAKEQISRSIHPPPAFGSSPNLEALASEVIKSEVQDEDAAPTCANISRPMHEITFSMVDKPKLLSQLTSLLAELGLNIQEAHAFSTVDGYSLDVFVVDGWPYEEVVQLRAALEREISRTEKSWPSPSKSLKKQEQDMIKCEFDHLTIPFDGIDVWEIDHQLLKFEYKIASGSYGDLYKGTYCSQEVAIKILKSERLNTELQTEFAQEVYIMRKVRHKNVVQFIGACTSPPNLCIVTEYMSGGSVYDYLHKQRGSFKLPTVLKVAIDVSKGMNYLHQNNIIHRDLKAANLLMDENEVVKVADFGVARVKAQTGVMTAETGTYRWMAPEVIEHKPYDHKADVFSFGVVLWELLTGKIPYEYLTPLQAAIGVVQKGLRPTIPKHTPPKLADLLDTCWQQDPTSRPDFSAIVDILQQIAKEVGHEKADRCKEKASGGFFSSLRRGHH; the protein is encoded by the exons ATGGCAATAAAGGATAACGAGAGTTGTGGCAGTAGAGTGGTGGATTCGGCCACTTCCAGTGGTCGTTTTCATAGGAAAAAATTGGAGGTTTACAATGAGGTTCTTCGGAGGCTTAAAGAAGAATCTGACAACAACGACACTTTACAATCTGCTTTTGACGATGAACTTTGGGCTCATTTCAATCGCCTTCCTACTCG gTACGCATTGGATGTGAATATTGAGAGGGCAGAAGATGTACTCACACACAAGCGATTACTACATCTTGCACATGATCCAGCTAATAGACCTGCCTTTGAAGTCCGGTTGGTGCAG GTTGCTCCCATTCCTGATGAAAACTCAGTAGATTCTGTTTATTCGAGCTCTGCAAAGGAGCAAATTAGCAGAAg CATCCATCCTCCACCTGCCTTTGGTTCTTCTCCTAATCTTGAAGCCCTAGCTAGCGAAGTTATCAAATCTGAAGTTCAAGATGAGGATGCTGCTCCTACTTGTGCAAATATTTCACG GCCAATGCATGAAATAACATTCTCAATGGTTGACAAGCCAAAACTTCTCAGCCAG TTAACTTCATTACTAGCTGAGCTTGGGCTGAACATCCAGGAAGCACATGCCTTTTCCACTGTGGATGGCTACTCCCTAGATGTCTTTGTTGTTGATGGTTGGCCCTATGAG GAAGTTGTGCAACTTCGAGCTGCATTAGAGAGGGAAATCTCGAGAACGGAG AAATCATGGCCTAGCCCATCAAAATCACTAAAAAAGCAGGAACAAGACATGATCAAATGTGAATTTGACCATTTGACAATACCTTTTGATGGCATTGATGTCTGGGAAATTGATCATCAGCTACTAAAATTTGAATACAAGATTGCATCTGGTTCATATGGTGACTT ATATAAAGGTACATACTGCAGTCAAGAAGTAgctattaaaattctaaaatctGAGCGCTTGAACACAGAATTGCAGACGGAGTTCGCCCAAGAAGTGTATATCATGAG AAAAGTTCGTCACAAGAACGTTGTGCAATTCATAGGGGCTTGTACTAGCCCTCCCAACTTGTGTATAGTAACAG AGTACATGTCTGGGGGAAGTGTATATGACTATTTACATAAACAAAGGGGCAGTTTTAAACTACCTACTGTGCTTAAAGTAGCGATTGATGTATCCAAAGGGATGAACTACCTgcatcaaaataatattatacatAGGGACTTGAAGGCCGCCAATCTACTGATGGATGAAAATGAA gTCGTTAAAGTGGCTGATTTTGGTGTTGCCAGGGTAAAGGCACAAACCGGTGTCATGACAGCAGAGACCGGTACTTACAGATGGATGGCCCCTGAG GTAATAGAACACAAGCCCTATGATCACAAAGCAGACGTATTCAGTTTTGGGGTTGTGCTATGGGAGTTGCTGACAGGAAAG ATTCCATATGAGTACTTAACCCCCTTGCAAGCTGCTATTGGAGTGGTCCAGAAG GGTTTGCGACCAACTATACCCAAGCACACTCCTCCTAAACTTGCTGATCTGCTCGACACATGCTGGCAGCAAGATCCAACATCCAGACCTGACTTTTCTGCAATAGTCGATATTTTGCAGCAAATAGCAAAAGAG GTTGGACATGAAAAAGCAGATCGTTGCAAGGAGAAGGCATCTGGAGGATTCTTTTCATCGCTTAGACGTGGGCATCACTGA